A region from the Perca fluviatilis chromosome 16, GENO_Pfluv_1.0, whole genome shotgun sequence genome encodes:
- the LOC120543647 gene encoding uncharacterized protein LOC120543647 isoform X2, which translates to MRRYHSKSVPPACSSLYFLISTELILNHLTLNQTIKQKHLLFFPFVQPAEVWRLYKTGQLYLCTLVKTWNWTMRVVLGLLLLLLGLCGSGAQGERGGLGEVGDINEFQETAPSNAGEESTERTTKQTTPDIWAEVRELRDMVVELKVYVAMLQRENSDLQTRLSSTERELLVSKSRIDQLERENAALTDAGYVGPHNTDTTLKYSKVFTNIGNAYNPATGFFTAPVKGVYYLQFTVCGNHTGLMGVFVFKNNQKIMFNVEWKEAKLYKYFTKSVVLELIAGDTIHLVLPSTYSVYDDGDNHSTFSGSLLFPL; encoded by the exons ATGAGACGGTATCATAGTAAAA GTGTTCCACCAGCCTGTAGCAGCTTGTATTTTCTCATCAGCACAGAGCTCATACTGAATCATCTGACCTTGAATCAAACTATCAAACAAAAACACTTGTTGTTTTTCCCATTCGTTCAGCCAGCGGAAGTTTGGAGACTTTATAAGACCGGCCAACTCTACCTCTGTACCTTGGTGAAGACGTGGAACTGGACAATGAGGGTTGTTCTTGgtttgctgctgttgctgctgggtCTTTGTGGGTCAGGGGCTCAGGGGGAGAGGGGAGGCCTTGGCGAGGTGGGTGACATCAACGAGTTTCAAGAGACGGCTCCAAGCAATGCAGGTGAGGAATCGACCGAGCGGACCACAAAGCAAACCACCCCTGACATCTGGGCAGAGGTGAGGGAGCTGAGAGACATGGTGGTGGAGCTCAAGGTGTACGTGGCgatgctgcagagagagaattCTG ACTTGCAGACCAGACTGAGCAGCACTGAGAGGGAACTTCTTGTTAGCAAGTCCAGGATTGACCAGCTGGAGAGAGAAAATGCAG CTCTGACTGATGCAGGATATGTTGgaccacacaacacagacaccacaCTGAAATACAGCAAGGTCTTCACCAACATTGGCAATGCTTATAATCCAGCTACAG GTTTCTTCACAGCACCAGTCAAAGGGGTCTACTATCTCCAGTTCACTGTGTGTGGTAACCACACAGGTCTTATGGGTGTATTTGTGTTCAAGAACAACCAGAAGATCATGTTTAATGTGGAGTGGAAGGAAGCAAAACTTTATAAGTATTTCACTAAGTCGGTTGTCTTGGAGCTGATAGCAGGAGATACAATTCACCTGGTTCTCCCATCAACCTATTCTGTCTATGACGATGGAGATAACCACAGCACCTTCAGTGGCTCCCTTCTCTTCCCATTGTGA
- the LOC120543647 gene encoding uncharacterized protein LOC120543647 isoform X1 has protein sequence MALNQTIKQKHLLFFPFVQPAEVWRLYKTGQLYLCTLVKTWNWTMRVVLGLLLLLLGLCGSGAQGERGGLGEVGDINEFQETAPSNAGEESTERTTKQTTPDIWAEVRELRDMVVELKVYVAMLQRENSDLQTRLSSTERELLVSKSRIDQLERENAVQATELRSLETRLTATESKTSDLEKENADLQTRLSSTETELLVSKSRIEQLERENAEKPKVAFYTALTDAGYVGPHNTDTTLKYSKVFTNIGNAYNPATGFFTAPVKGVYYLQFTVCGNHTGLMGVFVFKNNQKIMFNVEWKEAKLYKYFTKSVVLELIAGDTIHLVLPSTYSVYDDGDNHSTFSGSLLFPL, from the exons ATGG CCTTGAATCAAACTATCAAACAAAAACACTTGTTGTTTTTCCCATTCGTTCAGCCAGCGGAAGTTTGGAGACTTTATAAGACCGGCCAACTCTACCTCTGTACCTTGGTGAAGACGTGGAACTGGACAATGAGGGTTGTTCTTGgtttgctgctgttgctgctgggtCTTTGTGGGTCAGGGGCTCAGGGGGAGAGGGGAGGCCTTGGCGAGGTGGGTGACATCAACGAGTTTCAAGAGACGGCTCCAAGCAATGCAGGTGAGGAATCGACCGAGCGGACCACAAAGCAAACCACCCCTGACATCTGGGCAGAGGTGAGGGAGCTGAGAGACATGGTGGTGGAGCTCAAGGTGTACGTGGCgatgctgcagagagagaattCTG ACTTGCAGACCAGACTGAGCAGCACTGAGAGGGAACTTCTTGTTAGCAAGTCCAGGATTGACCAGCTGGAGAGAGAAAATGCAG TCCAAGCCACAGAACTGAGATCTTTGGAAACTAGACTGACTGCCACCGAAAGCAAAACAAGTGACCTAGAAAAAGAGAATGCAG ACTTGCAGACCAGACTGAGCAGCACTGAGACTGAACTTCTCGTTAGCAAGTCAAGAATTGAACAGCTGGAGAGAGAAAATGCAG AGAAACCAAAGGTGGCCTTTTACACAGCTCTGACTGATGCAGGATATGTTGgaccacacaacacagacaccacaCTGAAATACAGCAAGGTCTTCACCAACATTGGCAATGCTTATAATCCAGCTACAG GTTTCTTCACAGCACCAGTCAAAGGGGTCTACTATCTCCAGTTCACTGTGTGTGGTAACCACACAGGTCTTATGGGTGTATTTGTGTTCAAGAACAACCAGAAGATCATGTTTAATGTGGAGTGGAAGGAAGCAAAACTTTATAAGTATTTCACTAAGTCGGTTGTCTTGGAGCTGATAGCAGGAGATACAATTCACCTGGTTCTCCCATCAACCTATTCTGTCTATGACGATGGAGATAACCACAGCACCTTCAGTGGCTCCCTTCTCTTCCCATTGTGA